The Candidatus Methylacidiphilales bacterium DNA window GGGTTTATGGCAAGCGTGCCAAGGACTTGAGCGTAGAGCTTTCCAGCGGAGGAGTTGAAGATCGTTTTTCCCGAGCTATTTCGGACGCGGATTTCATATCTGCGGGCTGTAGAAAACGGTAGGGTGATTACTCGGCGGCTTTTGTTGGTGACGCTGAATGTTAATTTTACTCGGTGTTGACCGAGTTTTTCGATGTTGAGGGTGGGCACGATTTGTTTGTAAGGGATTTCGTTTGCGCGATGGATGCGATTGACGTCTCCGCTCATTCTGAGCTTTTTGGGGTTCGGATTTCTAAATTTTTCGGGGACTGTTTTTTTGCTGGGAGAAACTTCAATAGCGCTGATGGTGGCGGCATTTATTAGTAGGCTGATGAGGGGGATAA harbors:
- a CDS encoding BsuPI-related putative proteinase inhibitor, translated to MKLFFIPLISLLINAATISAIEVSPSKKTVPEKFRNPNPKKLRMSGDVNRIHRANEIPYKQIVPTLNIEKLGQHRVKLTFSVTNKSRRVITLPFSTARRYEIRVRNSSGKTIFNSSAGKLYAQVLGTLAINPNDSATYEETISLPPGEYVAEGELVEHEVLNTQKAFSVP